A section of the Apodemus sylvaticus chromosome 10, mApoSyl1.1, whole genome shotgun sequence genome encodes:
- the Mgat1 gene encoding alpha-1,3-mannosyl-glycoprotein 2-beta-N-acetylglucosaminyltransferase, with the protein MLKKQSAGLVLWGAIIFVGWNALLLLFFWTRPAPGRLPSDGALGDDPASLTREVIHLAEDAEAELERQRGLLQQIKEHYSLWRQRWRVPTVAPPAWPRVPVTPSPVQIPILVIACDRSTVRRCLDKLLHYRPSAERFPIIVSQDCGHEETAQVIASYGTAVTHIRQPDLSNIAVQPDHRKFQGYYKIARHYRWALGQIFNKFKFPAAVVVEDDLEVAPDFFEYFQATYPLLRTDPSLWCVSAWNDNGKEQMVDSSRPELLYRTDFFPGLGWLLLADLWAELEPKWPKAFWDDWMRRPEQRKGRACIRPEISRTMTFGRKGVSHGQFFDQHLKFIKLNQQFVPFTQLDLSYLQQEAYDRDFLARVYGAPQLQVEKVRTNDRKELGEVRVQYTSRDSFKAFAKALGVMDDLKSGVPRAGYRGIVTFQFRGRRVHLAPPQTWTGYDPSWN; encoded by the coding sequence ATGCTGAAGAAGCAGTCTGCAGGGCTTGTGCTTTGGGGTGCTATCATCTTTGTGGGCTGGAATGCCCTGCTGCTCCTCTTCTTCTGGACACGTCCAGCACCTGGCAGGCTGCCCTCCGACGGTGCCCTTGGTGATGACCCTGCCAGCCTTACCCGTGAGGTCATCCACCTGGCTGAGGACGCTGAGGCGGAGTTGGAGCGGCAGCGGGGACTGTTGCAGCAAATCAAGGAGCATTATTCTttgtggaggcagaggtggagagtGCCCACTGTGGCCCCTCCAGCCTGGCCCCGTGTGCCTGTGACCCCCTCACCAGTGCAGATCCCCATCCTGGTCATTGCCTGCGACCGCAGCACTGTCCGGCGCTGTTTGGATAAGTTGTTGCACTATCGGCCCTCGGCCGAGCGTTTCCCCATTATTGTCAGTCAGGACTGTGGGCATGAAGAGACAGCCCAGGTCATTGCTTCCTATGGCACTGCGGTCACACACATCCGGCAGCCAGACCTGAGTAACATTGCCGTGCAGCCGGACCACCGCAAGTTCCAGGGTTACTACAAGATTGCCAGGCACTACCGCTGGGCACTAGGCCAGATCTTCAACAAGTTCAAATTCCCAGCCGCTGTGGTAGTGGAGGATGATCTGGAAGTGGCCCCAGACTTCTTTGAGTACTTCCAGGCCACCTACCCGCTGCTGAGAACAGATCCCTCCCTTTGGTGTGTGTCTGCTTGGAATGACAATGGCAAGGAGCAGATGGTAGACTCAAGCAGACCCGAGCTGCTCTATCGAACAGACTTTTTTCCTGGCCTTGGATGGCTGCTGTTGGCTGATCTGTGGGCAGAACTGGAGCCCAAGTGGCCCAAGGCCTTCTGGGACGACTGGATGCGCAGACCTGAGCAGCGGAAGGGGCGGGCTTGTATTCGTCCAGAAATTTCAAGAACTATGACCTTTGGTCGCAAGGGTGTGAGCCATGGGCAGTTCTTTGACCAGCATCTTAAGTTCATCAAGCTGAACCAGCAGTTTGTACCCTTCACGCAGTTGGACCTGTCGTACCTGCAGCAGGAGGCCTATGACCGGGACTTCCTTGCCCGGGTCTATGGTGCCCCCCAGCTACAGGTGGAGAAAGTGAGGACCAATGATCGGAAGGAACTGGGGGAGGTGCGGGTACAGTACACGAGCAGAGATAGCTTCAAGGCCTTTGCTAAGGCCCTGGGTGTCATGGATGACCTCAAGTCTGGTGTCCCCAGGGCTGGCTACCGTGGCATTGTCACTTTCCAGTTCCGGGGCCGGCGTGTCCACCTGGCACCCCCACAGACGTGGACTGGCTATGATCCTAGCTGGAATTAG